The following coding sequences lie in one Deltaproteobacteria bacterium genomic window:
- the secF gene encoding protein translocase subunit SecF has product MELIKPGTTIQFTRYRKIAIILSSAVNIAVLAFLFIKGPNLGVDFAGGTMVQLKFQQRVAIPDIRAVLDKAGLTGAVIQDFGEAAANEYLVRLEKISVELGALAEQIKKGLTAGFGAGKFEVRRIESVGPKVGEDLRFRGAMSVIAATVMMGVYIWARFASAFGARIGLSFGLGAVIALAHDVLITIGALLVANYEFDLTIVAALLTVVGYSVNDTVIVCDRIRENMRKVKRESMESIINMSINETLSRTIITVSTAIMVLVALYLLGGAVIRPFAFALLVGFFSGVYSTIYIASPVILFWDKGVASRNK; this is encoded by the coding sequence ATGGAACTCATCAAGCCGGGAACCACTATCCAGTTTACTCGCTATCGTAAGATCGCGATCATCCTTTCCAGCGCGGTCAACATCGCGGTGCTGGCCTTTCTGTTCATCAAAGGGCCGAACCTGGGCGTCGACTTCGCCGGCGGCACCATGGTGCAGCTCAAGTTTCAGCAGCGGGTCGCTATCCCCGACATCCGCGCGGTGCTCGACAAGGCGGGTCTGACGGGCGCGGTGATTCAGGACTTCGGCGAAGCTGCCGCCAATGAATATCTCGTGCGCTTGGAAAAAATCTCGGTGGAGCTCGGCGCCTTGGCTGAGCAAATCAAGAAAGGTTTGACCGCCGGCTTCGGCGCCGGCAAATTCGAGGTGCGGCGCATCGAGTCGGTGGGACCGAAGGTCGGCGAAGATTTGCGTTTTCGCGGCGCCATGTCGGTGATCGCCGCCACGGTGATGATGGGCGTGTATATCTGGGCGCGCTTCGCCTCGGCCTTCGGCGCGCGCATCGGTCTCAGCTTCGGTCTCGGCGCGGTGATCGCCCTGGCTCATGACGTGCTGATCACCATCGGCGCCTTGCTGGTGGCCAACTACGAGTTCGACCTGACCATCGTCGCGGCACTCCTAACGGTGGTCGGTTACTCGGTCAACGACACGGTGATCGTCTGCGACCGTATCCGTGAAAACATGCGCAAAGTGAAACGAGAGAGCATGGAAAGCATCATCAACATGAGCATCAACGAAACACTCAGCCGAACGATCATCACCGTCAGCACGGCGATCATGGTTTTGGTCGCGCTCTATCTGCTCGGCGGCGCGGTGATCCGCCCCTTCGCCTTCGCGCTATTGGTGGGATTTTTCTCCGGCGTCTACTCGACCATTTACATCGCCAGCCCGGTCATTCTTTTCTGGGACAAAGGCGTGGCGTCGCGGAATAAGTAA
- the secD gene encoding protein translocase subunit SecD, with amino-acid sequence MRQSVVTRLVLFGLATLVAAILLLPTFVTSLPSWWSAVLPSDKIHLGLDLQGGSHLVLEVKVDKAVENHVERIRTELTNALREKSVAGVTVDRVAGNQIQIKAVAASVERVRGILKSDFANLVEAKSGLAGGSADILLGLSKDDLRATRDYAIDQSLETIRNRIDQFGVSEPIIQRQGQTNILIQLPGIQDPERAKEIIGKTALLEFKVVDDNANTEEAAKSGVAPPGRELLFGHVGKGEGASTAKVPYVLEPKALMTGEYIQDARVRPGEQLEGASVELILKSDGARIFDQITAANVKRRLAIVLDNRVYSAPVIRERIGGGRASISGSFDIKEARDLAIVLRAGALPAPVEIAEERTVGPSLGQDSINQGVISFVVGGVLVIIFMIAYYKGAGLLANVAVIFNILYMVAILAGFQAVLTLPGIAGIVLTIGMAVDANVLINERIREELRAGRAVRSAIEAGYQNALPAILDSNITTFLSGVILFQFGTGPIKGFAVTLCVGIFTTILTAVYLTRIYYDYRTGARKLDRVSI; translated from the coding sequence ATGCGGCAGTCCGTCGTTACACGGCTCGTCTTGTTCGGTCTGGCGACTTTGGTCGCGGCGATTTTATTGTTGCCGACCTTCGTCACTTCGCTGCCCAGTTGGTGGAGTGCGGTGTTGCCGTCGGACAAGATTCACTTGGGGCTCGATCTCCAGGGCGGCAGCCATTTGGTCCTCGAAGTGAAGGTCGACAAGGCGGTGGAGAATCATGTCGAACGGATTCGCACCGAGTTGACCAATGCGCTGCGCGAAAAGAGCGTCGCCGGCGTCACCGTCGATCGGGTCGCCGGCAATCAAATTCAAATCAAAGCCGTCGCCGCCAGCGTCGAGCGCGTGCGCGGTATCTTGAAAAGCGATTTCGCCAATCTGGTCGAAGCCAAAAGCGGATTGGCCGGCGGCAGCGCGGATATTCTTCTTGGGCTCAGCAAAGACGATCTGCGTGCGACGCGCGATTACGCCATCGACCAGTCGTTGGAAACTATTCGCAACCGTATCGATCAATTCGGCGTCAGCGAGCCGATCATCCAGCGCCAGGGTCAGACCAATATTCTCATTCAGCTCCCCGGTATTCAGGATCCCGAGCGCGCTAAAGAGATCATCGGTAAAACCGCTCTGTTGGAATTCAAAGTCGTCGACGACAACGCCAACACCGAGGAAGCGGCGAAAAGCGGTGTGGCTCCTCCGGGGCGCGAACTGTTGTTCGGCCATGTCGGCAAGGGCGAAGGGGCGAGTACCGCTAAAGTGCCTTATGTGTTGGAGCCGAAAGCCTTGATGACCGGCGAATATATTCAAGACGCCCGGGTGCGACCGGGGGAGCAGCTGGAAGGCGCGTCGGTGGAATTGATTCTCAAGAGCGATGGCGCGCGAATTTTCGATCAGATCACCGCAGCCAACGTCAAACGACGCCTCGCCATCGTGCTCGACAACCGGGTTTATTCCGCGCCGGTGATTCGTGAACGGATCGGCGGCGGCCGGGCTTCGATCTCGGGCAGCTTCGACATCAAAGAAGCTAGGGATCTAGCGATCGTGCTGCGCGCCGGCGCGCTGCCGGCGCCGGTGGAGATCGCCGAAGAGCGCACCGTCGGGCCGTCCCTCGGCCAGGACTCGATCAATCAAGGCGTGATATCTTTTGTTGTCGGCGGCGTGCTGGTGATTATTTTCATGATCGCCTACTACAAGGGCGCCGGCTTGCTCGCCAATGTGGCGGTGATTTTCAATATTCTTTACATGGTGGCGATCCTGGCCGGTTTTCAAGCGGTGCTGACGCTGCCGGGCATCGCCGGCATCGTCCTGACCATCGGTATGGCCGTCGACGCCAACGTGCTGATCAACGAACGTATCCGCGAGGAGTTGCGCGCCGGGCGCGCCGTGCGCTCGGCCATCGAAGCGGGATATCAAAACGCTCTGCCGGCGATTCTCGATTCCAACATCACGACGTTTCTCTCCGGTGTGATTCTGTTTCAGTTTGGCACCGGACCGATCAAGGGCTTCGCCGTGACGCTGTGCGTCGGCATTTTCACGACGATTCTCACGGCGGTGTATTTGACGCGTATCTACTACGATTATCGCACCGGTGCGCGTAAGCTCGATCGCGTGAGCATCTAA
- the yajC gene encoding preprotein translocase subunit YajC, producing MIDLAYAQGAPGTGGPGAIMTIFPFVIIFAIMYFMVIRPQQKKAKEHGELLKKLKKNDEVMTSGGIYGKVVDLKDAVVTIEVAPNVRIRVARAQIGTAFVAEKAPVKEGKE from the coding sequence ATGATCGATCTTGCATACGCCCAAGGCGCGCCGGGGACCGGCGGTCCCGGCGCGATAATGACGATATTCCCGTTCGTGATTATTTTCGCCATCATGTATTTCATGGTGATTCGGCCCCAGCAGAAAAAAGCCAAAGAGCATGGCGAGCTGCTCAAAAAACTGAAAAAGAACGACGAGGTGATGACCTCCGGGGGGATTTACGGTAAGGTGGTCGACTTGAAGGATGCCGTGGTGACGATCGAAGTCGCGCCCAACGTGCGCATCCGAGTTGCCCGCGCGCAGATCGGCACCGCCTTCGTTGCCGAAAAAGCACCGGTAAAAGAGGGAAAGGAATAG
- a CDS encoding tRNA guanosine(34) transglycosylase Tgt: MGNHFTVIKKDSNSKARLGRLVTAHGIVETPCFMPVGTQGTVKAVLPRDLRELGCQILLGNTYHLYLRPGHEPIRRLGGLHRFMSWDGPILTDSGGYQVFSLAAMRKISEEGARFQSHLDGSSHLLTPEKAVEIQEALGTDIAMILDECIPPDAKRDYVESSTARTLRWAERCIEARTRADQLMFGIIQGGLFEDLRRGCVDDMTRLDFEGFAVGGLAVGESVEQLNAISAFTVELLPEDKPRYLMGVGRPQDILNAVRAGFDMFDCVIPTRNARNGTLFTWQGKINIKRAEYAEDSRPLDESCGCYCCRNFSRAYLRHLYKAGEFLSAELNSLHNLYFYHRLMDKCREAIREGRPELWPEWLEADAAP, from the coding sequence ATGGGTAATCATTTCACTGTCATTAAGAAAGATTCAAACAGCAAAGCGCGTCTCGGTCGTTTGGTGACGGCACACGGCATTGTCGAGACGCCGTGCTTCATGCCGGTGGGGACCCAGGGGACGGTGAAGGCGGTGTTGCCGCGGGATTTGCGCGAGCTGGGCTGCCAGATTCTGCTCGGCAATACTTATCATCTCTATCTGCGGCCGGGACATGAGCCGATTCGCCGGCTCGGTGGACTGCACCGCTTCATGTCGTGGGACGGGCCGATTTTGACCGACAGTGGCGGCTATCAGGTTTTTAGTTTGGCGGCGATGCGCAAGATTTCCGAAGAGGGGGCGCGCTTTCAATCGCACTTGGATGGCTCGTCGCACTTGCTCACGCCGGAAAAAGCGGTGGAGATTCAAGAAGCTCTGGGCACCGATATCGCGATGATCTTGGACGAGTGCATTCCCCCTGACGCCAAGCGCGATTACGTCGAAAGTTCGACGGCGCGGACGCTGCGCTGGGCGGAGCGCTGCATCGAGGCGCGCACGCGCGCCGATCAGCTGATGTTCGGTATTATTCAAGGCGGGCTGTTCGAAGATTTGCGCCGCGGCTGTGTCGACGACATGACGCGATTGGACTTCGAGGGGTTCGCGGTCGGCGGGCTGGCGGTGGGCGAGAGCGTCGAGCAGCTCAACGCCATTTCCGCATTCACCGTCGAGCTTCTGCCCGAAGACAAGCCGCGCTATTTGATGGGTGTCGGGCGGCCGCAGGATATTCTCAACGCCGTGCGCGCCGGCTTCGATATGTTCGACTGCGTGATTCCGACTCGCAACGCGCGCAACGGCACCTTGTTCACTTGGCAAGGCAAGATCAACATCAAGCGCGCCGAATACGCCGAGGACAGCCGCCCGTTAGATGAATCGTGCGGCTGCTACTGCTGCCGCAACTTCTCGCGCGCCTATCTGCGCCACTTGTATAAGGCGGGTGAATTTCTCTCGGCCGAGCTTAATAGTTTGCACAATCTTTACTTTTATCATCGCCTCATGGATAAGTGTCGGGAAGCGATTCGTGAGGGTCGCCCGGAACTCTGGCCCGAGTGGCTGGAAGCCGACGCGGCGCCGTAA